TAAAACATTTGTTTTTTTACTGCTCGATATGTCTTAATGAGTTATGTAGGCAGCAATAGAGAAGACTACATCAATGATACTTGTAACAGAGGATCATTATCTTTCATGAAGACAGATCAGGTTATATTTTTTTAATTACGATATAAAAATACGAAATGATTATGGGATTGTAGTATTAAAATTAATTAGTGATTTTTTTAGTTTTTTTGTAACTCCCCAGGTATATCGATTGTTTCTGGTGGTGATATAGTATACTGGGGAATTTTATTACATAGTTGCACAATCACCCTTTCTGTTAGGTACATATTTTGCATGTACATATACCCAAGCTTCTATTAATATTTTGTGCTGGCATAATCCATATACAGCTTTTAGTTAAAAATGAGAAAGTCCTGTATTAATTAATGGCTTTTCGACAATATGGACATGTAGTATCTGGCTTACGAACATTAATCCAACTAAATAAACAATCTAAATGAAATAGATGACCACATTTTAATTTGATTGCATGTATATCTTTATCAGAACCAGTTTCAGATTCGGAAGAATTATTTAATTTATCTAAACAAATAGTACATGTTTCTGACATTTCCTCTTTCTCAACATCATAAACAGTTTTTTTTTCTCTTTGGTTAAATAAAGTTTTAAATAATTTTATTTTACCTGTTTTAAGTGAATATTCTAGTTTTGAACCTTTATCAATATTTATTAAGATTTCAACTATTTTGTTATAACCACTCTTTAATGCAATCAGGACTTTCGCACTTTTAGTTAAAAACACTGTTTATAGACTAGTCTATAAAATAGAGAAATGTTAATATTATTGATTATCAATACTATAAAACATGTCCATGTCTAAAAATGCAAACACAATTATCTGTTTTGCGAAAGTCCTGTATAGAAGAAGTGATGACATTTTTAAGCGAACCTGATCATACTACTAAGGAATATCTTATTGTACAACATATGATGGAACTCCTTTCTGCTCAAAACTATGCCCTATTTTTAGAAGCATGTGCACAAGCCTATATAGAAAAGAAGATGAGCACACGTATGCTTATCGAAATAACACGTCCCATTCGATGGAATATACGGTCAAGACACATCAGTTGGAGACCCGGTTATTTTCTAGTCAATTACAAAAAATCTGAAGTACAAGCTATCCTGCATAGAATAAGGCAAAATACACATCTCCCCATTTATTTTAAAAAATGTATAGCAGACGTGGCTTCTGGTAAAGCATATAAGCAACTGGCAGGCGAATTTTGGTATACTTCAAAATATAGACCTACTTTTTTTATAGAATGATGGAAAATGTATCTTAATTCATTACGTTGCAAAAAAGTGTATTTTTTATGTTAGTGATCCGTAAATGTATTCGTTTTATATTTTTTATTACTTGTTTCTGGAAAGTAGGAAGTTGTACCAGACATACAATAGAATATGAGATAACCGATATAATTTTTAGTATTTCGAATAAAATATTCCACTACCGCATAGAAGACCAACAGCTCTTAAAACATGGAAGTGGTTGTGTATGGAAAAAAAATGTTTCTTTCAATGAAAAAATAACATCTATAGCATTAAAGGCAGGTCCATTTACAGATCCAAAGGTGTTATTCGCTTCTAAAGATTTTTCCGTTATGTATCGTTATCCCAGATCTTATCTGTCTCATACATATGCTTTTTTAGCAAATCATACAAACTTACTGGAACATAAGGCAATTGTATTATATGCGATGGAACAATTACCTTTTTCTGACTATTTAGCATTAGCTTCCCATTGCGTACATTTGTATAATGAAGCACAAATTCCTGATCATCTATTGATCACTGCTTTGGGTTATACTTTAGGTGGAGATCACCCGATTGTACAAAACCATAAGGCCCCAGCTGTACAAAAGCTCTTAGCACAAATTTTACATCCAACTCCTAAACTTATACAGCATGTAAGCCTTATTCTAAATGGTTTTTTATTAAAAGATTGGAATAAAAAACAGATTTTCAGCCATTTTAAATGGGAAAAACGACCACTGCCTTTTCATGATACCGTAAAGCAAATTGTACAAGACTCCTTTATTGGATGGTCAGCTAGTACAGAAGGTTTATTACGTAGTGATGCATTTATGATGCTTTACGAACACCCTGACTATTATATAAAAACGGTAGACTTTGTACATCTATGGCTAGAACAACCCAATATTTTTTTAGAAGTAGATGAAACAACAAAATATCATCCCCTTTGGATCTATCATGATGTGATGATCAATACCATGCGCAAACTAGACGAACATCAATTCTTAGATCTGGTGATGGCTTTATATCAAGCACACCATGCTAAGTACAGATATTTAGCTTTACTATTATCCTGTTGGAGTGAATACAATATAGTGTATAATCAATACGATACATTAAGTCTAAAACCATTTCCCATATCTACCAATTTAAACCAATATCTCCATCTTCCTCATACCATGCAAAGAGATTTTTCCTACTATATCAAAGAATGTTTACCAGAAATAATCTATCAACAAAAGCTATATGGCATTGCTACATACAACCAAGAAAAGCCTTTTTATTGTTTTGATTAGGTGTTTCGTAACTCCCCAGGTGCCTTTTTTGAATTAAAAAAATTGATTGTTAAATAGAAATATTTTTATCAATTTTAACATATCAGAAAATATGCTACCAAAATTTTTACCACGAATTTTATATTTCATTACAAATCAACTATAAAAACAACAGCTGTTGTGTGCATAACACAGGGTACCTGGGTAGTTATGTAACTATAATTATCAAACCCACATTCCGCACCTTTTTTTGAAATGATTATAAATATAATAAAAAATATGGATAAATATATTTTTTAAATAGCATAATTGATTATCAGATGGAAATATTTTTATAAAAATTAATACATAAGCTGGCGTACTGCTAAAGTTTTTAATAGAAATACCATAATTTATTATTAATCAATTATAAAAATAATTAAAAAATCATATTTTTTGGTGCGGAATGTGGGATCAAAGATTCCATTCAAGTATTAATTATCAAAACCCGATGAATGTATATCTTAATTATTTAAAAAATGCGGCCTAATAGACCGAAAAAAATCGGAAGCAAAATTAACAAAAATTTTGTCTTAAAAAATCAGTCCAGTATACTTAAGTTATTTTCTTCCATAATAGAAATAATTTCTTTTCTTGAAAAGGTGGTAACAATGGATATGGTGTCTATATTGATGCCCAATCCTAACATCTTTAAGGCGGTTGTATAACGTTCTTCTTTTTTACCTTTCTCTAATCCAATCTTTTCGCCTTTCTCTTCGGCTGTTTTAACAGCCAAGGCTTCTGTGCGAATCCATTTTAAATGATCTTCATAAACTTCTTTTTCTTCTGAATTAAAGTTCATAACGTCTAAGACGTCTAACGCTTTTTTTATACTGCTGTCATTTAACGCAGAGGGTAAATGCTCTTTGTTTAATAAATCATGACGGGATAAAAAGGTAACCCATCTGTCTAATCCACTACTTACTTTAGAGACGATGTCGGATAGTTTTGAATCTTTGTCACTAATAAATTTCTTTAACTCTATGGTGTGTAATTCTAGGTCTTTGAAGTAATGTATATTATTATCTGTTTCCTTAATATGAAATATATTATGGTACTTATCTGATTTAGGAATACTGGTAAAGTTAAGTATATGGATACCGATGGCTTTGGATAAAATATCATAGCTTCTAGAAATTTCTAATTGCTCCGTATACAATTTAGCCCAGTAATACAATGCGCGCTTATCGTAGTCTTTGGCATCGGTAATCTGTATTTCAATATTAAACCGCTTTCCTGTACAGCTCTCTGCTTTAATATCTAAGATAGATAACTTATCCTGTCTAAAGTTCCGATGATTATAAGGATTCAATAAGGTAATGTCTGCTACTTGATCTTCTTCATTAACAATAGAATTAATAAGTGATATCAATAAGTCTTTATTCTCTTCAACGCCGAATAGTTTTTTAAAGACAATGTCTACTCTGGGGGTTAGCTTTTCCATAGGTAAGTATTTGTATAGTATGTATAGCATTTTCCTGCTATATATATTTAAGTTATTTTCTTTTATCCCACATTCCGCACCAAATTTTTAGATTTTCATTAATTAAATCAAAATCAACCGGCAGTATTAAACTTATTTAATATTACTTCAAAAACAACACTTTATAGAAAATTTTGCTTAATGAAATACTCATTTCATGCAGAATGATTAAGTGTGTTTCAATATTATACTAAATAAAAAGTTACCATACAATAGAAAAGGAAACAATTATTACTAATTCGTCAATTTCAAAACCTATATTCTGCAGGACTTTCGCAAAGTAGTGAATAATTGATATTTTTGTAGTTATAGTTACTAACTGCAAATTATTGTACTCAACGATGAAAGTTACTACACAAAGCTATGGTCAATTTTTAATTAATAGTACTGAGGACTTACGCAACAGGTCTAATATTAGCGCATGAACTATCGTTTGCTTTTTGTATGGATTGTTAGCTCTTTTTTAGTAGGTTTGGGAGGTTTAGATATAAGTCTTCCAACCTTTCCGTGGTCTGCTCATGCGATCAGTCGAAATGGATGCAAAAAATATGATCGTGCTACCTTTGCGGAAAAAATAATTGCTATTGACTGCAAGATAAAAGATGGTACATCCCCTCATAGCCTATTCCAATCTAAAGATTTTATAGGTATTTACCAGCATCCTCAATACTACTATTCCCATATATGGTCTGTCTTGCATAGTCGTTGGTTTAGTCAAAGGCAAAAAATAATTGTAGCTTACGCTATGTCACAATTGCCTCTTACAGATTATATCTCCTTTTTAGAAAAAAGCTACGAACTTTACCGGACCGGTTATCTAGAAGTAGATGTGCTGTCTACTATGTTGGGGAACAAGCCTATCACCCATACACATCCCATTATTACCCATATTCAAGACGCTAAAGTGACTAATATACTATTGTATATCCAAATGGATAAGAAAATAGGGCACGTGGTAGAGTATCTAAAACAGATGTGTATAAATAATTATCACTCTGATTTAGAAACAGAAAAAGAGTTTTTACGACCACCTATTTCTCTCAAAGCAATGATTGAAGATATTATTGCTAAAGAAAAACAGAAACAAAAACAAACAGATCCCATTATCTATAAGGATGTCCTATTGTCTTACAGTAATTTTATTGAGATTTATACCCATCCAGATTGCTATTTTGCAGAAGCTTTAGCTTATATCAAACAAGGCAGATACACTCGGGTCCATTATCGCATTTTGCGTGATGCCATGACTCATCTAAAAGCAGAAAACTATGCTAGACTGGTAGAAGCTTTTTGTACAGCCTACCTAAAAGGAGACATATCAGTGAACATACTTATTTCGTGTAACACCGGGTGTAGAAGCTACTTTATATACCATTACAAGCATCCAATGCTACAACGCATTTTGAATGATATAACTACCAATCAGCAACTTCCTGTAAGGTTTAAGTTATCTATAGCAGATGTAAAATCTGGAAAAGAAAAAATGATACATTCATACCATAAGGAGATGAACAAATCTTTTTGCTTTCATGAAGATATAGCAGCCAGATGGTATGCTGATGCTATGGTTATCCTATATATATTTATCTTTGTCTGTTATAGATGGATCAAATATTTACTGCAAAAGTACTGAAAATAAACCATTCGTCCATTATAAGGATACATATGTAAATAGTTGCAAACTAATGAAATCGAGTTATTTTCTGTCTGTTTTCTACTGTATAGTTTCTTTTTCAGTAGGAACATGTGTTCGTATGTGTTATAGAAAAACATGGAGTAACTATTATCTGATCTACAATGGAAGTTCTTGTACATGGCCCCAAAATATTTCTTTTGAAGAAAAGGTACATTTAATTGCAGAAAAAGTAGGTATGTGGGAGAATCCTACTGCATTATTCCATTCAAAGGATTTTGCAGTTATCTATCGTTATCCAAAAACCTATCAAAAACATGTAAAAAGGTTACTAGCCAATTCTAAGGTAGCCTTAGTACATAAGAAAATCGCACTCTATAGCATGGAGCAACTGGATTTAGACGCATACTTGTCTTTAGCAGAAGATTGCTATCAGCTTTATTGTAAAAGCATGATTCCTGATTCTTTATTGCAGATGGCATTAGGTTATTGTTTAGCTGGTGACCATCCTATGGTAAAGCATTATCAAGATGAACATGTAGTGCGATTCTTTAATACCATCAAAAAATATAACTTCTCAGATGAATTTCAGAATAATATAGAAATGATTCGGACAGGTGCTATGTGGGAACATTGGCAACATAACCAGGTGAGTACAAATTTTAAATGGGAGAAAAAGCCAATACCGTTTGTTAAAACCATCATGCATATTATCGATCAATCTAAGTACTATAAGCATTATATAGATCTTGAAGGATATATTGATGGTGCTTGATTTCAGAATGTTGTACGAGCATCCTGAATATTACATAGAGGATGCCTATCAATTGTTACGCAATCCATTTCCTGACCCCCATAAGGATGGAAAACACACACTTCAAGGAAGAATAAATGAATTGATTTTCAATACTATGAGAAAATTAGATGAAAAAGATTTTATGCTGCTTTTTAAACAACAGTATGATTTAGACGTGTACACAAATTTGATAGGTGGTATTGGTAGCAGTTACTATGATACCTTATTATTAAAACCATATCCATTTTCATTCAAGTTGCATCATGTTCTATCCTTATCTATAGAAGCACAACATAATATAAAACGCCATCAGCATCAACAAGCTGAGCAAGATAGATTGCGTAAACACTACGATATACCATTATATGATCATCATAAGCCTTTTTATTATTTTGATCTCGTCTGTGAAAAGACTCTAAAGAAGTAATCTGGCGTGATTGTTGTGAGGCTTTTGAAGAGATTGTGTAAAATGTTTTTTTTATAACTCCCCCAGGCACTTTTTTTGAATTTTTCAAAAACAACTGATTGTTAAATAGAAATATTTTTATCATATCGGAAAATATGTTACCAAAATTTTTACCACTAATTTTATATTTCATTAAAAATCAACCATAAAAAAAATCTGTTGTATGCAGAACACAGGGTACCGGGAGTTATAATATTTTTAGATCTCATTTCTATTTTATACCTTGTGTATCAATTTGGTTTTTCCATAAGGCAAACTAAACTCTTTTTTTATTTATTTTTTTACTTTTTAATATAAAATAATAAGATGTTGAATAGAATAATAAAACTACTGTGCAAACTGTTTGGTAGTGTCTACATAGCAGAAAAAGTAAGAGAGAAGCTTATTGTATCTATCTCTGAATTTCAGGATACTATGAGAGAAAAAATAAAAAAAATGGGACCAATTTTCGCATTGGTGGCTGTTATTTTCTTATTATTCAGTTTGGGATTAAGATTTTTACTTTCAGGATTGGCTTACTGGTTGAATGCTATACTAAACAGTAGTTGTTTGGGGTTTTTTATAATTTCAATCCTTTGTTTTGTAATAGTTGCTTTTGCCGTATATATCCTTCATAAAAGGACTAATCATTGACTAAAAAACAAGAAGAAGATCATACACATAATGTGGATCTGTCTAGTGCTAACTAAATAAAATGTTGCATTCTATTAAAATGCTTAACATACCATTATAAAGTTTTTTACATGCTTGCTTTTTTATTTACTTTAAGACTCTCTTTTTACAGACAGATCTATAAAAAGATTATGCCATTATGTTTATTTATCCTACTATCCTGCAAGGATTTTAAAAGTTGGGAAAGTAGATATACTGATCAAATACACATCACTTTTGAACAAAAAAAAGACGATATTGTTCCAGACAAATTAGAGAGCTTACGTAGTGTATCATTGAAATTTGAAAATTTTCAAGTAGATGGTGATATAATAAAAGATAAAAAAAAAAATGATCGTTCTTTTACATTAGAAAACCCTTTTAGTATTTACCTAAAGCCAACTATCAATCAAACCAGTTTTACCATATATAATGATGCTTACTATCAAAAAATTACCATTTCCTATGAATGTATTGTGTCTTTAATCTCTCCAGATGCTGGGGGACTTCAGCAAAAGTACATTATCAAAAATGTCGAATTTTCTAGTAAAAAAAATAAAAAAACAATTTTTAAAACGTTTAAGATAGAAAATCGAGTTCCCTCAATAAAAGAAGATAATACAAAATTAAATGATAATCATGTTACCATATATTACTAGACTGCTATTTTGTTTTATTTTACTACATATGTCTATAGACCACATTATGGCAAATGATAAAGTTCAAAAAAATAATACTTTCCCTGCCGCTTTATATTTTGGCGTTGACTTTGCTAAAACTTGTACTGGCTGGTACAACAAGACAGGTAGTATGTATGAGATAAATGGATCTATTGATTTAAATAATATTTTATTGGATGTAGATTATGGATTTGGAGCAATTCACTATGATAAGCAAATGCAGAAAGGCTCTTTTTCGCACACAGATGGGCGTTATTTTAGAGTAGGACTTGGTTATAACCTTTTATCTTCCACCTTTGACCATAATCAGTTTTTTATAGGCTTGCGCTATGCAAGAAGCTTTTTTAATTTTCAACTAAAGAGTAATAAGTTGCAATGCAAGCACAAACCAGAAGAAGATTGCAAACAAAGATGTAGTGCACCACTGTCTCTGAGCGATCTAAAAGGCAAAGGGATAGCTCATTGGTGGGAAATTATAGCAGGAGGCAAGGTACGAGTTATTAACATAGTGTATATTGGCTGTACGGCACGGTATAAATTTGGTAAAAAGATGGAAGATAAACTTCATATCCTACCATTTGACATCCCTGGCTTTGGACTAGAGGAACATGAACATGCCTTTGGATACAGCTTTTATATTATATTAGGTATACCATTACAAAAAGAAATGAAAACAGCCAAAACAGCTACTTCTACTAAAAAACTTTAACTAAATCACGTATATTTGTTCATGCACATAGCATTGTCCTTTTGTTTATAAGAACTTGTGTAAAGACCTCTCCTATTTCCAGAGGATAGCGGTCTTATTTCTTGGTAATTTGTTTTAATTTACTTAAATTTAGTTTAATACGTTATACGAGAAGCGCCTCTATTTGTATTGGAATATCAATATTTTCGTTTCGATGCCTGAAGATTAATAAATATTTTTTATTCATTATTAAACATAATATGTACTCTTTTGTATATTTTAGTTATTGTTTTACACTTATAAATTCCAAAAAGTTTTTGTGTAATGGAGCCTAAAAAAATATGAAGTGCTAAATTATTCCTTGTAAATAAAATTTTTGTTATGAAGCAGTACCTTAAATGCTTTTCCATCTTATTATTTATCATTCTTTTAGATCAGGTATCTAAACTTTGGGTCTATCACAACATGGAAATGGGACCTGGTGGACAAATCCATATTTTAGGTAATTTTTTAAAACTTACCTATACATTGAATCCTGGTATGGCTTTTGGCATTCAAATAGGGCTAAAATATGGAAAATTATTTCTATCGATACTACGCATTCTTGCTTCCACGGGTATTGCTTGGTATATCATTCGCTTTTTAAAAAAACATGGTCCTACTATTTATATTTGGGGATGGGTATCGGTATTAGCAGGTGCTATTGGTAATAGTATAGATAGTATTTTCTATGGTGTTTGCTTAGGAAATACACCTTCTGATGCTCCAATCAACTGGTTTTATGGACAGGTAATAGATATGATTCATGTCGATATTTGGTCAGGTGTTATGCCTAATTGGATGCCCATATGGGGTGGCTATGAAGTCTACTGTCTTCCTGTATTCAACATAGCTGATGTGGCTATATTTATTGGTCTATTGATTGTTATGCGCTCATTTCATCCAATAACTATAGTTGAGGAAGACCAAGCAAAAAGTTAATATATCTTTACTTGCATGGATAATATCCATGATCATATAAATTATTGATATTAAGATTTTTTGCGAAATACCATACAAACCAGATGGCCTTTAGACTTTTTCATTACAATAGATCCAGCAATTACAAAAGGAAAAACAGATTTCGACTTTACACACTAAAAAAATGAATTCTTTTTATGCTTGATAGAACCATTCCACCTAAATCCAAGGAAATAGAAGATATTGATTTTCCTTGGCCAGAATTTTATGCACTTCGCAATCAAATCCCCCTTTATGTTTTAAATGGTGGTAGCCAACCAATTATAGAGCTAGAATTGGTATTTAGGTCTGGGAGTTATTACGAAACGTATCCAGGAACAGCTTATTTTACTTCCGCTATGTTATTGGAAGGTACCAAGCATAAAAGTACACAAGACATTGCCAATATAATGGACTATTATGGTGCAACGATTGGCACACGATCACAAGCTGATTTTTGTGTCGTGTCCTTGTCTACTTTGTACAAACA
This sequence is a window from Cardinium endosymbiont of Culicoides punctatus. Protein-coding genes within it:
- a CDS encoding Rpn family recombination-promoting nuclease/putative transposase; translation: MEKLTPRVDIVFKKLFGVEENKDLLISLINSIVNEEDQVADITLLNPYNHRNFRQDKLSILDIKAESCTGKRFNIEIQITDAKDYDKRALYYWAKLYTEQLEISRSYDILSKAIGIHILNFTSIPKSDKYHNIFHIKETDNNIHYFKDLELHTIELKKFISDKDSKLSDIVSKVSSGLDRWVTFLSRHDLLNKEHLPSALNDSSIKKALDVLDVMNFNSEEKEVYEDHLKWIRTEALAVKTAEEKGEKIGLEKGKKEERYTTALKMLGLGINIDTISIVTTFSRKEIISIMEENNLSILD
- a CDS encoding lipoprotein signal peptidase, which codes for MKQYLKCFSILLFIILLDQVSKLWVYHNMEMGPGGQIHILGNFLKLTYTLNPGMAFGIQIGLKYGKLFLSILRILASTGIAWYIIRFLKKHGPTIYIWGWVSVLAGAIGNSIDSIFYGVCLGNTPSDAPINWFYGQVIDMIHVDIWSGVMPNWMPIWGGYEVYCLPVFNIADVAIFIGLLIVMRSFHPITIVEEDQAKS
- a CDS encoding DUF6048 family protein — protein: MANDKVQKNNTFPAALYFGVDFAKTCTGWYNKTGSMYEINGSIDLNNILLDVDYGFGAIHYDKQMQKGSFSHTDGRYFRVGLGYNLLSSTFDHNQFFIGLRYARSFFNFQLKSNKLQCKHKPEEDCKQRCSAPLSLSDLKGKGIAHWWEIIAGGKVRVINIVYIGCTARYKFGKKMEDKLHILPFDIPGFGLEEHEHAFGYSFYIILGIPLQKEMKTAKTATSTKKL
- a CDS encoding RING finger domain-containing protein, encoding MFLTKSAKVLIALKSGYNKIVEILINIDKGSKLEYSLKTGKIKLFKTLFNQREKKTVYDVEKEEMSETCTICLDKLNNSSESETGSDKDIHAIKLKCGHLFHLDCLFSWINVRKPDTTCPYCRKAIN